One part of the Anopheles merus strain MAF chromosome 3L, AmerM5.1, whole genome shotgun sequence genome encodes these proteins:
- the LOC121600676 gene encoding catenin delta-2 — protein MHSEDDLIARAHNHHQQQQTTQQITTITKVVREVKQLGPDAGQPFDYVAMPLDMGTDGQPIDYVSMPMGMYTTRTQYLNFNHMDQPEQMVGGAGGGPPVQQSAHLPPGAKVMAGGGPGMPGAMGGGGGGGGQGHYQDYEHYAQYTDAGYDLGQAAHHPGHAQSYLGEYQMNDRSNTPHTSSENSESSIPMPMGVAQMGGGNPSAAALMAGPGGYLQGQYDEMGEYVIAPGQGGPVDRLYPDNPSAMVYGYVSTPPYGTISSHMDPNGGVEPTYATKQQLAYEAATAQQRAGGGVGGGVVGNVAPDGSCYYDGEDDLHQQLSNLQIHNHVFLQHIITSPGGNNRPGVSGAGGPSNGAGGGGGGMPDGSGGGMDLDEQRQMKWRDPNLTEVIGFLSHPNNAIKANAAAYLQHLCYMDDPNKQRTRTLGGIPPLVKLLGHENTDVFRNACGALRNLSYGRQNDENKRAINAAGGIQALIHLLRRTAESDIKELVTGIIWNMSSCEDLKRFIIDDAVLVIVSYIIIPHSGWDPTNPGETCWSTVFRNASGILRNVSSAGEYARKKLRECEGLVDSLLYVIRIAIEKSNIGNKIVENCVCILRNLSYRCQEVEDPNYDKNPIPHHGSDGGMSGGSGSHGGGSIVVSAAAASSKGENLGCFGASKKKKEQQAAAAAAQQQAAADKDHSSANGDPSRMAYKNTAHYKGAEQLWQPDVVHSYLALLQSCSNPETLEAAAGALQNLAACYWQPSIEIRATVRKEKGLPILVELLRMEVDRVVCAVATALRNLAIDQRNKELIGKYAMRDLVQKLPSGNPQCDQGTSDDTIAAVLATLNEVIKKNAEFARSLLDAGGVERLMNMSRQKSKYTPRVLKFASQLLFTMWQHQDLRDVYKKHGWKEQDFVTKTIASRNLNSSNGGAGGSYSDNSPNSPNNTLNRPMASQSGTRYEDRTMKRQQASSSANNGGQAMSLPPGDGTIKMGR, from the exons ATGCATAGTGAGGATGATCTAATTGCTCGAGCACAcaaccaccatcagcagcagcaaacgacaCAGCAGATCACGACCATCACGAAGGTCGTGCGGGAGGTGAAGCAGTTGGGACCGGATGCTGGACAACCGTTCGACTATGTAGCAATGCCTCTAGACATGGGAACCGACGGTCAACCGATCGACTACGTGTCGATGCCGATGGGTATGTACACGACCCGGACGCAGTACTTGAACTTCAACCACATGGACCAGCCGGAGCAGATGGTGGGTGGGGCCGGCGGTGGTCCACCCGTCCAGCAGTCGGCGCACCTGCCGCCGGGCGCCAAGGTGATGGCCGGCGGGGGACCGGGAATGCCCGGTGCGATGggaggcggcggtggcggcggcggccaaGGACACTACCAGGACTACGAGCATTACGCGCAGTACACGGACGCCGGGTACGATCTCGGGCAGGCGGCACACCATCCCGGCCACGCGCAGTCCTATCTCGGCGAGTATCAGATGAACGACCGCTCCAACACGCCGCACACGTCGAGCGAGAACAGCGAATCGTCCATCCCGATGCCGATGGGGGTGGCGCAGATGGGCGGCGGCAACCCGTCGGCCGCCGCGCTGATGGCGGGCCCGGGCGGCTACCTGCAGGGGCAGTACGACGAGATGGGCGAGTACGTGATTGCGCCCGGGCAGGGTGGCCCGGTCGATCGGCTCTACCCGGACAACCCGTCCGCCATGGTGTACGGGTACGTGTCGACCCCGCCGTACGGCACGATCAGCTCGCACATGGACCCGAACGGGGGCGTAGAGCCGACGTACGCCACCAAGCAGCAGCTGGCGTACGAAGCGGCCACCGCCCAACAGCGAGCCGGAGGAGGCGTTGGCGGCGGCGTAGTAGGAAACGTAGCGCCCGACGGGTCGTGCTACTACGACGGCGAGGACGATCTGCACCAGCAGCTGTCGAACCTGCAGATACATAATCACGTGTTTTTACAGCACATCATCACGTCGCCGGGCGGCAACAATCGGCCGGGCGTGAGCGGGGCCGGCGGGCCCTCGAATGGGGCCGGCGGCGGGGGCGGCGGCATGCCGGACGGGAGCGGCGGCGGGATGGATCTGGACGAGCAGCGGCAGATGAAGTGGCGCGACCCGAACCTGACCGAGGTGATTGGCTTCCTGAGCCACCCGAACAACGCGATCAAGGCGAACGCGGCCGCCTACCTGCAGCACCTGTGCTACATGGACGACCCGAACAAGCAGCGGACGCGCACGCTCGGCGGCATCCCGCCGCTGGTGAAGCTGCTCGGGCACGAGAACACCGACGTGTTTCGGAATGCGTGCGGCGCCCTGCGCAACCTGTCGTACGGGCGGCAGAACGACGAGAACAAACGTGCAATTAACGCGGCGGGCGGCATCCAGGCGCTGATCCACCTGCTGCGCCGGACGGCCGAGTCCGACATCAAGGAGCTGGTGACGGGCATCATCTGGAACATGTCGTCCTGCGAGGACCTGAAGCGGTTCATCATCGACGACGCGGTGCTGGTGATCGTGTCGTACATCATCATCCCGCACTCGGGCTGGGACCCGACCAACCCGGGCGAAACCTGCTGGAGCACGGTGTTCCGCAACGCGTCCGGCATCCTGCGCAACGTCAGCTCGGCGGGCGAGTACGCGCGGAAGAAGCTGCGCGAGTGCGAGGGGCTGGTCGATTCGCTGCTGTACGTGATCCGGATAGCGATCGAGAAGTCGAACATCGGCAACAAGATCGTGGAGAACTGCGTGTGCATACTGCGCAACCTGTCGTACCGCTGTCAGGAGGTGGAGGACCCGAACTACGACAAGAACCCGATCCCGCACCACGGCTCGGACGGGGGCATGAGTGGTGGCAGCGGTTCGCACGGCGGTGGCTCGATCGTGGTGAGTGCGGCCGCTGCGTCGTCCAAGGGCGAAAATCTGGGCTGCTTCGGGGcgagcaaaaagaagaaggaacagcaggcagcggcagcggccgcGCAGCAGCAGGCGGCCGCCGACAAGGACCACTCCAGCGCGAACGGCGACCCGTCGAGGATGGCGTACAAAAACACTGCTCACTATAAAG gaGCGGAACAGCTGTGGCAACCGGACGTTGTACATTCTTATCTTGCCTTACTGCAGAGCTGTTCGAACCCGGAGACGCTCGAGGCGGCGGCCGGTGCGCTGCAGAATCTGGCCGCCTGCTACTGGCAGCCGAGCATAGAGATCCGGGCGACCGTGCGCAAGGAGAAGGGTTTGCCGATCCTGGTCGAGCTGCTGCGCATGGAGGTGGACCGGGTGGTGTGCGCGGTAGCGACGGCCCTGCGCAATCTAGCTATCGACCAAAGAAACAAGGAGCTGATCGGGAAGTACGCGATGCGCGACCTGGTGCAGAAGCTACCGTCGGGCAATCCGCAGTGCGACCAGGGCACCTCGGACGACACGATAGCGGCGGTGCTGGCCACGCTGAACGAGGTGATCAAGAAGAATGCCGAGTTCGCGCGGTCGCTGCTGGATGCGGGCGGCGTCGAGCGGCTGATGAACATGTCGCGGCAAAAGTCCAAGTACACGCCGCGCGTGCTCAAGTTCGCCAGCCAGCTGCTGTTTACCATGTGGCAGCATCAGGATTTGCGCGACGTGTACAAGAAGCACGGCTGGAAGGAGCAGGACTTTGTGACGAAGACGATCGCGTCGCGCAACCTGAACAGCAGCAATGGCGGGGCGGGCGGCAGCTACAGCGACAACTCGCCCAACTCGCCGAACAACACGCTCAACCGTCCGATGGCGTCGCAGAGCGGCACGCGGTACGAGGACCGCACGATGAAGCGGCAGCAGGCGTCCTCGTCGGCGAACAACGGTGGCCAGGCCATGTCGTTACCACCGGGCGACGGTACCATCAAGATGG GAAGATGA
- the LOC121599087 gene encoding phosphatidylinositol N-acetylglucosaminyltransferase subunit A: protein MKICMASDFFYPNMGGVEEHIFNLSQCLLARGHNVIVITHSYGDRKGVRYMTNGLKVYYVPIKVFYNQVVLPTMICNIPLLRYILLREQIDIVHGHSAFSTLAHETMNVAQLLGLRSVFTDHSLFGFADLSAVVTNKFLEISLANCNHCVCVSHTGKENTVLRAKVHQDKVSVIPNAVDTAYFTPNPCRRPNDDETINIVVVSRLVYRKGVDLLAGILPKLKHLPHVHFIIGGDGPKRALLEEIRERNNMQDRVVMLGALEHAKVRDVLVQGHIFLNTSLTEAYCMAIVEAAACGLQVVSTKVGGIPEVLPASLIILTEPTVDSVYRGLREAIRREMEKKQITSARYANGSIDALAPTPSETSYAGLCAFERNQIVANLYNWNNVTERTEKVYRTALREAPATLESMMKNVLKSGVWPFVLVIALCHLILRFLDWFVPRKHIDLCHSENPFLSPDCKRHQRRSSDDNAALITAVRRKREKFS, encoded by the exons ATGAAAATATG CATGGCGTCGGACTTCTTTTACCCGAACATGGGTGGAGTGGAGGAGCACATCTTCAACCTGTCGCAGTGTTTGCTGGCCCGCGGCCACAACGTAATCGTCATCACGCACTCGTACGGCGACCGGAAGGGCGTCCGGTACATGACGAACGGGCTGAAGGTGTACTACGTTCCGATCAAGGTGTTCTACAATCAGGTCGTGCTGCCCACCATGATCTGCAACATTCCACTGCTGCGGTACATACTGCTCCGGGAGCAGATTGATATCGTGCACGGCCACTCGGCGTTCAGTACGCTGGCGCACGAAACCATGAACGTGGCCCAGCTGCTCGGCTTGAGG TCAGTGTTTACGGATCACAGTTTGTTCGGGTTTGCCGACCTGTCGGCGGTGGTTACGAACAAGTTTTTGGAAATTTCGCTCGCCAACTGTAACCACTGCGTATGCGTGTCTCACACGG GTAAAGAAAACACAGTTCTCCGGGCGAAGGTGCACCAGGACAAGGTGTCGGTGATACCGAACGCGGTCGATACGGCATACTTTACACCGAATCCCTGCCGGCGACCGAACGACGATGAAACAA TCAATATCGTGGTCGTCTCGCGGCTGGTGTACCGGAAAGGAGTCGACCTGCTGGCGGGCATACTGCCAAAGCTGAAACACCTGCCGCACGTGCACTTCATCATCGGTGGCGACGGGCCGAAGCGGGCCCTGCTGGAGGAAATACGCGAACGCAACAACATGCAGGACCGGGTGGTAATGCTCGGTGCGCTGGAGCACGCGAAGGTGCGCGACGTGCTGGTGCAGGGCCACATTTTCCTCAACACCTCCCTCACGGAAGCGTACTGCATGGCGATCGTGGAGGCGGCCGCCTGCGGTCTGCAGGTCGTTTCGACCAAGGTGGGCGGCATTCCCGAGGTCCTTCCGGCCAGCCTTATTATCCTCACCGAACCGACCGTCGATTCGGTGTACCGGGGGTTGCGCGAAGCTATAAGGCGCGAGATGGAGAAGAAGCAAATCACCAGCGCCCGGTACGCGAACGGCTCGATCGATGCGCTTGCCCCGACACCGTCCGAAACGTCGTACGCCGGGCTGTGCGCCTTCGAGCGCAACCAAATCGTCGCCAACCTGTACAACTGGAACAATGTGACCGAGCGGACGGAAAAGGTGTACCGAACGGCGCTCCGGGAAGCGCCCGCCACGCTCGAGTCGATGATGAAAAA CGTGCTTAAAAGTGGCGTGTGGCCCTTCGTGCTAGTCATTGCCCTGTGCCATCTTATACTGCGCTTTCTCGACTGGTTTGTGCCGCGCAAACACATCGACCTGTGCCATTCCGAGAATCCGTTCCTCAGCCCGGACTGCAAGCGCCACCAGCGACGGTCGTCGGATGATAATGCGGCCCTCATCACGGCGGTACGgcggaaaagggaaaaatttTCCTGA
- the LOC121599086 gene encoding death-inducer obliterator 1-like, which translates to MSETNDDSLTFDLGNDDPAILNEDELLLSDDESGIKLDQPDEDFLLEETDDWVRDELVASRTVVQPKSETSATVQSVPRDSETSAPRLPVPVVPAVSRCDDDSEPTEGAGCQEAPAPAHQTFHVDPPIEPTTTRSRDDTGEANVEDVAATGAETTALPTTTEDEVAAESAFEEPQPDVPDVGASVSKESLRSASSGGGLGVESGTVSGSTTVEYSTSAQSLADTVSSVPMSSSGTHRTDRTAASAEQCDTTSSEDVLYLYANNQEPDGSYDTDETSEKRGWKNESKNEPRHPMHQQQHQHQQQQPHPLLGHHGPGNRLQPGYGKPGMKHPLLPPQQQQHPGGMIAPNILGPHRPNNFGAMHPGGGGGRPMDFRPGGNRQRYPLRPGFGPEMMGQYRGMGRMNFPPGPPPPGMHHPGVLMPGGPGGPMPPMRGFPGRGHPYEMGRPMPPRLLRPMGGANGPQMYRNAGPPNGPQAKGPAIGQQGPYGPSQQGQGGGGGGGNAVPQPQSLLSGTFDPMTVGGGGGGGGAGVGGSISGGIVGGASGSVGAGSGATIQQPSPVAAAPAAPVPGFPQKVLINPNFKGGVEAVKNQLMRDAALSSQQFVAGVATARQVSDDELLRQQEEFINKNRIEVEKRRHERSPSRERDRERERERDRDRARSRERERSRERDHREHRERDRDREPFRGRSRSRDRDMRPRSRERDRERDYSPRRHHRAGSRDRDLGRPGRRNFGRSRNASRDRDDDGRFPKRRKSSDYGENNRGHYERHDDDEDPETRAYRMEIEKQKATREKMLREKEMRRKRAAEEKLKSRSNDPKPQENTPPPKLTPLVVTEKKIITLKKKPDQAAAAAAAASESTHGRRSPTERSNSHAKPAAGDQQERTRSRHPDNEPQPSDGISSELNSEAIELDLLEELLLREPTPEPMPSKPSRVTTSSGQVSTTSGTAHVTTSSSGGEGAAGSKGGRDRHPTTTSGSSGGTAAATGGGSSRRIVLMKPSGGDKKDRLADGGGGATAAGNNSNSSSSSSSNRKARIFDRLDRRIGVNEADKRKIQRLVKDN; encoded by the exons ATGTCCGAAACGAA TGACGACTCGCTTACCTTCGATTTGGGCAACGACGATCCTGCCATTCTTAATGAGGACGAACTTTTGCTGTCCGACGACG AGAGTGGCATCAAACTCGACCAGCCGGATGAAGATTTCCTGCTGGAAGAGACGGATGACTGGGTACGCGATGAGTTGGTAGCGTCGAGAACTGTGGTGCAAccgaaaagtgaaaccagtgCGACAGTGCAAAGTGTGCCCCGTGACAGTGAAACGTCCGCACCACGTCTGCCGGTGCCCGTTGTACCGGCCGTAAGCCGGTGCGATGATGATAGTGAACCAACAGAGGGAGCCGGCTGCCAGGAAGCTCCCGCGCCGGCACACCAAACGTTCCACGTCGATCCACCCATCGAACCGACCACCACTCGGAGCAGGGACGATACTGGCGAGGCGAATGTAGAGGATGTTGCTGCAACCGGTGCCGAAACAACGGCGCTGCCTACTACGACGGAGGATGAGGTCGCCGCGGAAAGCGCATTTGAAGAGCCGCAGCCGGATGTGCCGGATGTTGGTGCCAGCGTGTCGAAGGAATCGTTACGGTCGGCGTCTTCTGGCGGGGGGCTGGGGGTGGAGAGTGGCACGGTTTCCGGCTCGACGACGGTCGAGTACAGTACGTCCGCCCAGTCGCTTGCCGACACGGTCAGCTCGGTCCCGATGTCATCGAGCGGTACGCACCGAACCGACCGAACCGCCGCCAGCGCGGAACAGTGCGACACGACCTCGTCCGAGGATGTGCTGTACCTGTACGCGAACAACCAGGAGCCGGACGGTTCGTACGATACGGACGAGACGAGCGAAAAGCGTGGCTGGAAGAACGAATCCAAGAACGAACCGCGCCATCCgatgcaccagcagcagcaccagcaccagcagcaacagccccATCCGCTCCTAGGCCACCATGGACCCGGCAACCGGCTCCAGCCCGGGTACGGCAAGCCGGGCATGAAGCACCCGCTACTAccgccccagcagcagcagcacccgggCGGCATGATTGCGCCCAACATACTCGGACCGCACCGGCCAAACAATTTCGGCGCCATGCAtccgggcggcggcggtggtcgTCCAATGGACTTCCGGCCCGGTGGCAACCGGCAGCGCTACCCGCTCCGGCCCGGCTTCGGACCGGAAATGATGGGCCAGTACCGTGGCATGGGACGGATGAACTTTCCGCCCGGGCCACCGCCACCGGGCATGCACCATCCGGGCGTACTGATGCCGGGGGGACCGGGCGGTCCAATGCCACCGATGCGCGGGTTCCCAGGGCGGGGCCATCCGTACGAAATGGGACGACCGATGCCGCCGCGTCTCCTCCGCCCGATGGGAGGTGCCAATGGGCCACAAATGTACCGGAATGCAGGTCCGCCGAACGGGCCACAGGCAAAAGGACCAGCCATTGGGCAGCAGGGACCTTACGGACCGTCGCAACAGGGgcaaggtggtggtggtggtggtggtaatgcGGTCCCGCAGCCGCAATCGCTCCTGTCCGGCACGTTCGATCCGATGACGGTTGGTGGAggcggtggaggaggaggagcaggagtAGGAGGAAGTATTAGTGGCGGCATTGTGGGTGGTGCAAGTGGTAGTGTTGGTGCCGGGAGTGGTGCCACGATTCAGCAACCGTCACccgtcgccgccgcccccGCCGCTCCAGTGCCCGGATTCCCGCAAAAGGTTCTCATCAATCCTAATTTTAAAGGTGGCGTGGAAGCGGTCAAGA ATCAGCTCATGCGCGATGCGGCGCTCAGCTCGCAGCAGTTCGTGGCCGGCGTCGCCACCGCCCGGCAGGTCAGCGACGACGAGCTGCTGCGCCAGCAGGAAGAGTTCATCAACAAGAACCGGATCGAGGTGGAGAAGCGCCGGCACGAGCGGTCCCCGTCGCGCGAACGTGACCGGGAGCGGGAGCGCGAGCGCGACCGCGATCGGGCCCGATCGCGCGAACGGGAGCGATCGCGCGAGCGCGACCATCGCGAGCATCGTGAGCGGGACCGCGACCGCGAACCATTCCGGGGCCGGTCGCGCTCGCGGGACCGGGACATGCGGCCACGGTCGAGGGAGCGTGATCGCGAGCGTGACTATTCACCCCGCCGGCATCATCGCGCTGGCAGTAGGGATCGGGATTTGGGACGGCCGGGCCGGCGCAACTTTGGCAGGAGTCGAAATGCGAGCCGCGACCGCGACGACGACGGCCGGTTCCCGAAGCGGCGAAAGAGCAGTGATTATGGGGAAAACAACCGCGGACATTATGAG cGCCATGACGATGACGAAGATCCCGAAACGAGGGCCTATCGGATGGAGATAGAAAAGCAGAAGGCGACCCGGGAGAAGATGCTCCGCGAGAAGGAGATGCGTCGCAAGCGGGCGGCAGAGGAGAAGCTAAAGTCGCGATCGAAT GACCCGAAACCTCAGGAAAATACGCCACCACCCAAGCTGACGCCGTTGGTGGTGACGGAGAAGAAAATCATTACGCTGAAAAAGAAGCCGGAccaggcggcggcggcggcggcggcggcgtccGAATCGACGCACGGCCGTCGCTCGCCGACCGAACGCTCCAACAGCCACGCTAAACCGGCGGCCGGCGATCAGCAGGAGCGCACGCGTTCGCGCCACCCCGACAACGAGCCGCAGCCGAGTGACGGCATCAGCAGCGAGCTCAACTCGGAAGCGATCGAGCTGGATCTGCTGGAAGAGTTGCTGCTGCGCGAGCCAACGCCCGAACCGATGCCGTCGAAGCCGTCGCGCGTTACGACCAGCAGCGGCCAGGTGTCCACGACCAGCGGTACGGCCCACGTCACCACCTCATCGTCCGGTGGGGAAGGGGCAGCAGGGTCGAAGGGTGGACGGGATCGTCACCCGACCACAACCAGTGGCAGCAGCGgtggaacagcagcagcgaccgGAGGTGGTAGCAGCCGACGCATCGTGCTCATGAAGCCGTCCGGCGGCGACAAGAAGGACCGGCTAGCGGACGGAGGAGGCGGAGCGACAGCAGctggcaacaacagcaacagtagcagcagcagcagcagcaaccggaaGGCGCGCATCTTCGACCGGCTGGACAGACGGATCGGTGTGAATGAGGCGGACAAGCGAAAAATCCAGAGGTTAGTTAAGGACAATTAA
- the LOC121599608 gene encoding fibrinogen-like protein 1, which produces MFAHKTFVLLAVVLFSTTNKVRGTEPAIVINEKIFRLLSDKLLTLQNKLLEIESAVKQTDEKLAGIVGSTHNLELLMINSAIILNSFAFRSCKENPSKRSGKYIIQPTENDEPFLGYCEQTAYGGGWLVIHYRYEGSVDFYRNWTEFRNGFGSKDGEFWLGFEKLHQITSARGHELLVELKDFEGNYKYARYDEFEIGSEEEHYPLAKVGSYTGTAGDALRRHKAQNIVWDSFNQINEGWAYSRMLIRAK; this is translated from the coding sequence ATGTTTGCTCACAAAACATTCGTGCTGTtagctgtggtgctgttttcAACGACCAACAAAGTCCGCGGTACAGAACCAGCCATAGTCATTAATGAGAAGATATTCAGGTTATTGTCAGATAAACTGCTAACCCTGCAGAACAAGCTGTTAGAGATAGAGTCCGCGGTGAAGCAAACGGATGAAAAGCTTGCCGGAATTGTGGGATCCACCCACAATTTAGAACTGCTCATGATCAATTCGGCCATAATTCTGAACAGTTTCGCGTTTCGATCGTGCAAGGAGAATCCCTCGAAGCGATCGGGCAAGTACATCATACAGCCTACCGAGAACGATGAACCGTTTCTGGGATATTGTGAACAGACGGCCTACGGAGGAGGTTGGCTTGTGATCCACTACCGTTACGAGGGATCGGTGGACTTTTACCGCAACTGGACCGAGTTTCGGAATGGGTTCGGTAGCAAGGATGGGGAGTTCTGGCTCGGCTTCGAGAAGTTGCACCAGATTACTTCAGCACGAGGGCATGAGCTGCTGGTGGAGCTGAAAGACTTCGAAGGAAACTACAAGTACGCACGGTACGATGAGTTCGAGATCGGCAGTGAGGAGGAGCATTATCCGCTGGCGAAGGTCGGATCGTACACTGGAACGGCAGGGGATGCATTGCGCAGACACAAAgcacaaaatattgtttgGGATTCCTTCAACCAGATAAACGAAGGTTGGGCTTACTCTCGTATGTTGATTCGTGCAAAGTAA
- the LOC121599609 gene encoding ficolin-1-like: MVASKLQTLQSKLMEMDSTIKQLSEKVGRNHKMLLTQLEQSNQLVLKKDLDLFMINSGINLNSFAFRSCKENPSKRSGKYIIQPTENDQPFLGYCEQTAYGGGWLVFQYRYDGSVDFYRNWTEYRDGFGSVDGEFWLGLEHLHRMTSTRKHELLVELKDFEGNYKYARYDEFEIDSEVKLYALIKLGSYKGSADDSLTRHKGMNFTTKDRDNDTWNGGNCAQYYHGGWWYWSNRKSNLNGMYRNSYDEKNMVWDHFKDINKGLAYSRMMIRET; encoded by the coding sequence ATGGTCGCAAGCAAACTGCAAACGCTGCAGAGCAAGCTGATGGAGATGGACTCCACCATAAAGCAGTTGAGTGAAAAGGTTGGCCGCAACCATAAAATGCTGCTGACTCAACTCGAACAAAGCAACCAGCTGGTATTAAAGAAAGATTTAGATCTGTTCATGATCAATTCAGGCATAAATCTGAACAGTTTTGCGTTTCGATCGTGCAAGGAGAATCCCTCGAAGCGATCGGGCAAGTACATCATACAGCCTACCGAGAACGATCAACCGTTTCTGGGATATTGTGAACAGACGGCCTACGGAGGAGGTTGGCTTGTGTTCCAGTATCGTTACGACGGATCGGTAGACTTTTACCGCAACTGGACCGAGTATCGGGACGGGTTCGGAAGCGTGGATGGAGAGTTTTGGCTCGGGCTGGAGCATTTGCATCGGATGACCTCGACCCGGAAGCACGAGCTGCTGGTGGAGCTGAAAGACTTCGAAGGAAACTACAAGTACGCACGGTACGATGAGTTCGAGATCGACAGTGAGGTGAAGCTATATGCTTTAATAAAGCTGGGATCTTACAAGGGATCGGCAGATGACTCATTGACACGCCACAAGGGCATGAATTTTACGACCAAGGATCGGGACAACGATACCTGGAATGGTGGAAACTGTGCTCAATACTATCATGGTGGCTGGTGGTACTGGTCGAATCGAAAGTCAAATCTGAACGGTATGTATAGAAATAGTTACGATGAGAAAAATATGGTTTGGGACCACTTCAAAGATATTAACAAGGGTTTGGCGTACTCACGTATGATGATTCGTGAAACGTAA
- the LOC121599571 gene encoding uncharacterized protein LOC121599571 has protein sequence MTNLQVFTPILPYVGRLPGELRYGSRIKLRGHFREPEDAVHIILQREALLNPQDELPLYITIHPGRKEIVRNHLCSDCSAGPEERIDNCPIECGQDFELAIVPSASGYELSLHGTPAHTFSYRAPLATARYLFVSSGCVIFAINFENWNATAGEQPHRPQTPTAPLLEPSRLYPVLEKEQQQQRHTQQQTRSLLPQIHRRPQQQQQQQQHHPHHSHGNNLRELVLQVLPLVQLAASQLQANANDRNDGNNGSGRAGIGNLAHLLPLFQPVVEQRTTRVKTNRPANRWTSFSCWRMNNAEILPAMFLTCSMGLMKLFRFLTVACVFGYIGYVFSRNTTWSMTWK, from the exons ATGACCAACTTGCAAGTTTTTACACCG ATCCTACCGTACGTGGGACGATTGCCGGGTGAGCTGCGGTACGGTTCGCGCATCAAGCTGAGAGGCCATTTCCGTGAGCCCGAAGATGCGGTCCACATCATCCTGCAGCGGGAAGCGCTACTGAACCCGCAGGACGAGCTGCCCCTGTACATAACGATTCACCCGGGCCGGAAGGAAATCGTGCGCAATCACCTGTGCAGTGATTGCTCGGCCGGGCCGGAGGAACGCATCGACAACTGTCCAATCGAGTGCGGTCAGGACTTTGAGCTAGCGATTGTACCGTCGGCCAGTGGGTACGAGCTCTCGCTGCACGGTACGCCGGCGCACACGTTCAGCTACCGTGCACCGCTGGCCACCGCCCGCTATCTGTTCGTATCGAGCGGTTGTGTAATTTTTGCAATTAACTTTGAAAATTGGAATGCAACCGCGGGTGAGCAACCGCACCGGCCGCAAACACCAA CGGCGCCGCTTCTTGAACCGTCACGGCTTTACCCCGTGCTAGAgaaagagcagcaacaacagcgccacacacaacaacaaacacgatCCCTTCTGCCTCAGATCCATCGTcgtccgcagcagcagcagcagcagcagcaacaccatccCCATCATTCCCATGGCAACAATCTGCGGGAGCTTGTGCTGCAGGTGCTGCCGCTGGTGCAGCTCGCCGCATCACAGCTGCAGGCGAACGCGAACGATCGTAACGATGGTAACAACGGCTCTGGTAGGGCTGGCATCGGTAACCTTGCCCACCTACTGCCCTTGTTTCAACCGGTAGTGGAGCAACGCACGACGCGCGTTAAAACCAACCGCCCTGCCAATCGATGGACGTCGTTCTCCTGCTGGCGTATGAACAATGCCGAAATCCTACCGGCAATGTTTCTG ACCTGTTCCATGGGCCTGATGAAACTGTTTCGATTCCTCACCGTTGCCTGCGTCTTCGGATACATCGGGTATGTGTTCTCGAGAAACACCACTTGGAGCATGACCTGGAAATAG